A stretch of Rhododendron vialii isolate Sample 1 chromosome 4a, ASM3025357v1 DNA encodes these proteins:
- the LOC131323452 gene encoding GBF-interacting protein 1-like isoform X2, with translation MSSGARVSIPNSVLKTIQNIREITGNHSEEEIYAMLKECSMDPNETAGKLLLQDPFHEVKRKRDRKKEILSNKESGESRRRPGTQGRGSRGGRGNYSRPTTNDAGGGRNFAPVKENGINQAEKVGGLLSLPASQETKIKDITPAESSPTILTNGPAPGSPGRAGAVHASDLDAESLVNKSEEVSAINIGKLGGPPALVHSIKTKENPSIGFGKEHSHEQLASSSSNSSIAGTQAASPGVYFSTSDPVLVPSHDSRLPGAVGAIKRQVGSQRTPVEQNSLVLSDGKSADASDAGSSSMQVNMPTKSMGVGKHQLVDSTQPVLSTHGGSSIIRSSSSHNSHSQQTIGSQKVGLSKEWKPKPHSNLAQVSGTSGSSEVPTTLEANTQSCPVPSVLDSKEAYIKLQRELEELHMSDGQQVIIPNHLHVPEAEKFSFCFGSFDVSYSGLENESNPTPVSETSESVEETAEQSSSEQNALATTDEGDYHDHPQSPIHRPEKLSSGAGNVSSITVPEYDESKQEAALPPGSRQFPMIHTSPSYSFGFMPPIVGGPLAPLESTESQARDVSRLPSFVIPPLLDPASYYAQFYRSGTDSDGRISPFHATGVATKYNGNAAVLSPQTSQSTQEGVNSLVLSTAGPTSLVTQAAEGTQSSIPLTQQPLPVFRHPTGMPIPHYHPNYIPYGHYFSPFYVPPPSIHQFLSNGAFPQQPPQAGSIYPAPPGATAKYSLPQYKAGNNTGNPAHVAMAGNYGYGSSPAGYNPSSTPTSGNSTANEDLATPQFKENNVYMTGQQSEGSAVWFAAPGRDISGLQPSSFYNIPPQGPVSFTPPQSHGTFTGIYHPAQTVSASSVHPLLQQSQTMASPADISGPAAGAYQPQHAQFNWPNNY, from the exons ATGAGCAGTGGAGCTAGGGTTTCAATCCCGAACAGCGTTCTGAAGACGATCCAGAACATCAGGGAGATCACGGGCAACCACAGCGAAGAGGAGATATACGCAATGCTCAAGGAATGCTCCATGGATCCCAACGAGACCGCCGGCAAGCTTCTCCTCcagg ATCCATTTCACGAAGTCAAAAGGAAACGTGACCGGAAAAAAGAG ATTTTGAGCAACAAAGAGTCCGGAGAATCAAGGCGGAGACCTGGTACGCAGGGGAGAGGGAGCAGGGGTGGCCGGGGCAATTATTCTCGCCCCACAACGAATG ATGCTGGTGGTGGCAGAAACTTTGCTCCTGTAAAGGAAAACGGAATTAATCAAGCTGAGAAAGTTGGTGGACTCTTGTCTTTGCCTGCCTCCCAGGAGACAAAAATTAAGGATATCACTCCTGCCGAAAG CTCTCCCACCATCCTGACCAATGGTCCCGCTCCGGGGTCTCCTGGGCGTGCTGGTGCCGTACATGCTTCTGATTTGGATGCTGAAAGTTTGGTCAACAAATCTGAAGAGGTTTCAGCAATTAACATTGGTAAGTTAGGGGGTCCACCAGCACTTGTCCACTCGATCAAGACAAAGGAAAACCCCAGCATTGGATTTGGGAAAGAGCACTCACATGAACAACTAGCATCAAGCTCGAGCAATAGCTCAATTGCTGGGACCCAGGCAGCTTCACCTGGAGTCTATTTCTCGACTTCAGATCCTGTTCTGGTGCCATCTCATGATTCACGGCTCCCAGGTGCTGTGGGTGCAATAAAGCGTCAGGTTGGAAGCCAGCGGACTCCTGTTGAACAGAATTCACTGGTCCTTTCAGATGGCAAATCAGCTGATG CTTCAGATGCTGGGAGCTCCTCCATGCAAGTAAATATGccaaccaaatccatgggggtTGGAAAGCATCAACTTGTGGATTCTACACAACCTGTGTTATCTACTCATGGTGGCTCTTCTATTATAAGGTCTTCATCTAGTCACAATAGTCACTCGCAGCAAACAATTGGCTCTCAAAAAG TGGGCCTTAGTAAGGAGTGGAAGCCAAAGCCACACTCTAATCTTGCTCAAGTGTCTGGGACGTCTGGTTCATCTGAGGTTCCTACTACATTGGAAGCTAATACCCAGTCGTGCCCTGTGCCCAGTGTCCTTGATTCAAAAGAAGCCTATATTAAATTACAGAGGGAGTTAGAGGAGTTGCACATGTCAGATGGTCAACAAGTTATCATCCCGAATCATCTCCACGTCCCTGAAGCtgaaaaatttagtttttgttttggaagTTTTGATGTTAGTTACAGTGGTCTTGAGAATGAAAGTAACCCCACACCTGTTTCTGAAACTTCTGAGAGTGTTGAAGAAACAGCAGAGCAGTCCTCAag TGAACAAAACGCGTTGGCAACTACGGACGAAGGTGATTATCATGACCATCCTCAATCACCAATACATAGACCGGAAAAATTGTCATCTGGTGCGGGCAATGTTTCATCCATTACTGTTCCCGAGTATGATGAGTCTAAGCAAGAGGCTGCCTTGCCACCTGGTAGCCGTCAATTTCCGATGATTCATACTTCTCCAAGCTATAGTTTTGGTTTCATGCCACCAATAGTTGGAGGCCCGCTTGCACCACTTGAAAGCACAGAGTCTCAAGCACGTGACGTTTCTCGCCTCCCAAGCTTCGTT ATTCCGCCACTATTGGATCCAGCCAGCTATTATGCGCAGTTTTATCGGTCTGGGACTGACAGTGATGGTCGCATTTCTCCGTTCCATGCAACTGGAGTTGCAACCAAGTACAACGGGAATGCTGCAGTTTTATCTCCGCAGACTTCTCAATCTACTCAAGAG GGTGTGAACTCTTTGGTTTTGTCTACGGCGGGTCCAACTTCTCTTGTGACTCAAGCTGCTGAGGGCACGCAGAGCTCGATACCTCTAACTCAGCAACCCCTCCCTGTCTTTCGACATCCAACCGGGATGCCTATACCCCATTATCATCCAAACTACATTCCATATGGTCACTATTTCTCCCCATTCTATGTTCCCCCTCCATCCATCCATCAATTCTTAAGCAATGGTGCATTCCCGCAGCAACCACCCCAGGCTGGCAGCATATATCCAGCTCCACCAGGGGCTACTGCCAAATATTCACTTCCACAATACAAAGCGGGGAATAACACTGGAAACCCAGCGCACGTTGCGATGGCTGGAAACTATGGATATGGCTCCTCCCCTGCTGGTTATAATCCCAGTTCTACTCCAACATCTGGAAACTCAACTGCCAATGAGGATCTCGCAACACCCCAATTCAAGGAAAATAACGTCTATATGACAGGACAGCAG AGCGAAGGTTCAGCGGTATGGTTTGCTGCACCGGGCCGAGACATCTCTGGCTTACAGCCTAGTTCATTTTACAATATTCCTCCGCAGGGTCCAGTTTCTTTCACCCCACCTCAGAGCCATGGCACCTTTACTGGTATCTATCACCCTGCACAAACAGTTTCAGCATCATCCGTTCACCCTCTTCTACAACAGTCTCAGACCATGGCTTCACCTGCTGATATTTCGGGACCTGCAGCCGGTGCTTATCAGCCGCAGCATGCACAATTTAACTGGCCCAATAATTATTGA
- the LOC131323452 gene encoding GBF-interacting protein 1-like isoform X1, whose amino-acid sequence MSSGARVSIPNSVLKTIQNIREITGNHSEEEIYAMLKECSMDPNETAGKLLLQDPFHEVKRKRDRKKEILSNKESGESRRRPGTQGRGSRGGRGNYSRPTTNDAGGGRNFAPVKENGINQAEKVGGLLSLPASQETKIKDITPAESSPTILTNGPAPGSPGRAGAVHASDLDAESLVNKSEEVSAINIGKLGGPPALVHSIKTKENPSIGFGKEHSHEQLASSSSNSSIAGTQAASPGVYFSTSDPVLVPSHDSRLPGAVGAIKRQVGSQRTPVEQNSLVLSDGKSADASDAGSSSMQVNMPTKSMGVGKHQLVDSTQPVLSTHGGSSIIRSSSSHNSHSQQTIGSQKAVGLSKEWKPKPHSNLAQVSGTSGSSEVPTTLEANTQSCPVPSVLDSKEAYIKLQRELEELHMSDGQQVIIPNHLHVPEAEKFSFCFGSFDVSYSGLENESNPTPVSETSESVEETAEQSSSEQNALATTDEGDYHDHPQSPIHRPEKLSSGAGNVSSITVPEYDESKQEAALPPGSRQFPMIHTSPSYSFGFMPPIVGGPLAPLESTESQARDVSRLPSFVIPPLLDPASYYAQFYRSGTDSDGRISPFHATGVATKYNGNAAVLSPQTSQSTQEGVNSLVLSTAGPTSLVTQAAEGTQSSIPLTQQPLPVFRHPTGMPIPHYHPNYIPYGHYFSPFYVPPPSIHQFLSNGAFPQQPPQAGSIYPAPPGATAKYSLPQYKAGNNTGNPAHVAMAGNYGYGSSPAGYNPSSTPTSGNSTANEDLATPQFKENNVYMTGQQSEGSAVWFAAPGRDISGLQPSSFYNIPPQGPVSFTPPQSHGTFTGIYHPAQTVSASSVHPLLQQSQTMASPADISGPAAGAYQPQHAQFNWPNNY is encoded by the exons ATGAGCAGTGGAGCTAGGGTTTCAATCCCGAACAGCGTTCTGAAGACGATCCAGAACATCAGGGAGATCACGGGCAACCACAGCGAAGAGGAGATATACGCAATGCTCAAGGAATGCTCCATGGATCCCAACGAGACCGCCGGCAAGCTTCTCCTCcagg ATCCATTTCACGAAGTCAAAAGGAAACGTGACCGGAAAAAAGAG ATTTTGAGCAACAAAGAGTCCGGAGAATCAAGGCGGAGACCTGGTACGCAGGGGAGAGGGAGCAGGGGTGGCCGGGGCAATTATTCTCGCCCCACAACGAATG ATGCTGGTGGTGGCAGAAACTTTGCTCCTGTAAAGGAAAACGGAATTAATCAAGCTGAGAAAGTTGGTGGACTCTTGTCTTTGCCTGCCTCCCAGGAGACAAAAATTAAGGATATCACTCCTGCCGAAAG CTCTCCCACCATCCTGACCAATGGTCCCGCTCCGGGGTCTCCTGGGCGTGCTGGTGCCGTACATGCTTCTGATTTGGATGCTGAAAGTTTGGTCAACAAATCTGAAGAGGTTTCAGCAATTAACATTGGTAAGTTAGGGGGTCCACCAGCACTTGTCCACTCGATCAAGACAAAGGAAAACCCCAGCATTGGATTTGGGAAAGAGCACTCACATGAACAACTAGCATCAAGCTCGAGCAATAGCTCAATTGCTGGGACCCAGGCAGCTTCACCTGGAGTCTATTTCTCGACTTCAGATCCTGTTCTGGTGCCATCTCATGATTCACGGCTCCCAGGTGCTGTGGGTGCAATAAAGCGTCAGGTTGGAAGCCAGCGGACTCCTGTTGAACAGAATTCACTGGTCCTTTCAGATGGCAAATCAGCTGATG CTTCAGATGCTGGGAGCTCCTCCATGCAAGTAAATATGccaaccaaatccatgggggtTGGAAAGCATCAACTTGTGGATTCTACACAACCTGTGTTATCTACTCATGGTGGCTCTTCTATTATAAGGTCTTCATCTAGTCACAATAGTCACTCGCAGCAAACAATTGGCTCTCAAAAAG CAGTGGGCCTTAGTAAGGAGTGGAAGCCAAAGCCACACTCTAATCTTGCTCAAGTGTCTGGGACGTCTGGTTCATCTGAGGTTCCTACTACATTGGAAGCTAATACCCAGTCGTGCCCTGTGCCCAGTGTCCTTGATTCAAAAGAAGCCTATATTAAATTACAGAGGGAGTTAGAGGAGTTGCACATGTCAGATGGTCAACAAGTTATCATCCCGAATCATCTCCACGTCCCTGAAGCtgaaaaatttagtttttgttttggaagTTTTGATGTTAGTTACAGTGGTCTTGAGAATGAAAGTAACCCCACACCTGTTTCTGAAACTTCTGAGAGTGTTGAAGAAACAGCAGAGCAGTCCTCAag TGAACAAAACGCGTTGGCAACTACGGACGAAGGTGATTATCATGACCATCCTCAATCACCAATACATAGACCGGAAAAATTGTCATCTGGTGCGGGCAATGTTTCATCCATTACTGTTCCCGAGTATGATGAGTCTAAGCAAGAGGCTGCCTTGCCACCTGGTAGCCGTCAATTTCCGATGATTCATACTTCTCCAAGCTATAGTTTTGGTTTCATGCCACCAATAGTTGGAGGCCCGCTTGCACCACTTGAAAGCACAGAGTCTCAAGCACGTGACGTTTCTCGCCTCCCAAGCTTCGTT ATTCCGCCACTATTGGATCCAGCCAGCTATTATGCGCAGTTTTATCGGTCTGGGACTGACAGTGATGGTCGCATTTCTCCGTTCCATGCAACTGGAGTTGCAACCAAGTACAACGGGAATGCTGCAGTTTTATCTCCGCAGACTTCTCAATCTACTCAAGAG GGTGTGAACTCTTTGGTTTTGTCTACGGCGGGTCCAACTTCTCTTGTGACTCAAGCTGCTGAGGGCACGCAGAGCTCGATACCTCTAACTCAGCAACCCCTCCCTGTCTTTCGACATCCAACCGGGATGCCTATACCCCATTATCATCCAAACTACATTCCATATGGTCACTATTTCTCCCCATTCTATGTTCCCCCTCCATCCATCCATCAATTCTTAAGCAATGGTGCATTCCCGCAGCAACCACCCCAGGCTGGCAGCATATATCCAGCTCCACCAGGGGCTACTGCCAAATATTCACTTCCACAATACAAAGCGGGGAATAACACTGGAAACCCAGCGCACGTTGCGATGGCTGGAAACTATGGATATGGCTCCTCCCCTGCTGGTTATAATCCCAGTTCTACTCCAACATCTGGAAACTCAACTGCCAATGAGGATCTCGCAACACCCCAATTCAAGGAAAATAACGTCTATATGACAGGACAGCAG AGCGAAGGTTCAGCGGTATGGTTTGCTGCACCGGGCCGAGACATCTCTGGCTTACAGCCTAGTTCATTTTACAATATTCCTCCGCAGGGTCCAGTTTCTTTCACCCCACCTCAGAGCCATGGCACCTTTACTGGTATCTATCACCCTGCACAAACAGTTTCAGCATCATCCGTTCACCCTCTTCTACAACAGTCTCAGACCATGGCTTCACCTGCTGATATTTCGGGACCTGCAGCCGGTGCTTATCAGCCGCAGCATGCACAATTTAACTGGCCCAATAATTATTGA
- the LOC131323453 gene encoding uncharacterized protein LOC131323453 produces the protein MRFSIAKMVGRSPLLPPTRRFRPDLGQSALATLRTRFFTLFVLGVLIFTYVAVIYQPEDPLFGSSTKITSFLTSTSSATFISDKTIVKTGEDFMVLSQAAVPDSINIADIDRGMMSAILKKKDMHPVLPTVGETVNDSLPVGETENTVEETANDSLPVTVGETANNSLPVGETVNDSPPADVSEASFISRRYLLYHGGGDRCKSMSHYLWSLMCALGEAQYLNRTLVMDTSICLSSVYTSSHQDEERKDFRFYFDFDHLKESGSLLDSRQFAFDWTRWHRRNGLKRKVVKDSRTTPTKLSWFDDALVMRKFGSKDSDSYWYNVCKADNESVVEPPWHSVRRSKLLRDIASAITSRLNWDFDSVHVERGDKAKNKELWPNLDADTSPKALLSKLTGKIEDGRSVYVATNEPDTSFFDPLKEKYNTHFIDEYKDLWSEKSKWYKEITKLTDGVPVEFDGYMKISVDMEVFSRGKKQIETFNDLTEDCKDGIKSCTS, from the coding sequence ATGAGGTTTTCGATTGCGAAAATGGTGGGTCGCAGTCCGCTGTTGCCACCAACTAGAAGATTCCGGCCGGACCTAGGCCAAAGCGCTCTCGCAACATTGAGGACCCGCTTTTTCACACTTTTCGTACTTGGGGTCTTGATTTTCACCTATGTCGCGGTGATTTATCAGCCCGAGGACCCTTTGTTCGGTTCTTCAACCAAGATCACAAGTTTTCTCACATCAACATCGAGTGCCACTTTTATATCGGATAAAACCATTGTCAAGACTGGTGAGGACTTCATGGTTCTAAGTCAGGCCGCGGTTCCTGATTCCATAAACATTGCAGATATTGATCGAGGCATGATGTCGGCCATCCTTAAGAAGAAAGATATGCATCCTGTTCTACCTACCGTTGGGGAAACAGTAAACGACTCTCTACCCGTTGGGGAAACAGAAAACACCGTTGAGGAAACAGCAAACGACTCTCTACCCGTGACTGTCGGGGAAACAGCAAACAACTCTCTACCCGTTGGGGAAACAGTAAACGACTCTCCACCCGCTGATGTATCAGAGGCTTCGTTTATCAGCAGGCGGTACTTGTTATACCATGGAGGCGGAGATAGATGCAAGAGCATGAGTCATTACCTCTGGAGTTTAATGTGTGCTTTGGGTGAAGCTCAGTACTTGAACCGGACACTGGTCATGGACACGAGTATTTGTCTGTCTTCGGTTTACACCTCATCGCACCAAGACGAAGAAAGGAAGGATTTCAGGTTCTACTTTGACTTCGACCATCTAAAAGAGTCGGGCTCCCTTCTAGACTCGAGACAATTCGCGTTCGATTGGACCAGATGGCACCGGAGAAATGGATTGAAACGAAAGGTCGTTAAGGATTCCCGAACGACTCCCACCAAGCTATCCTGGTTtgatgatgctttggtcatgaGGAAGTTTGGCTCAAAGGACTCAGATAGTTATTGGTACAATGTGTGCAAAGCAGACAATGAATCGGTCGTGGAACCACCTTGGCATTCGGTACGGAGGTCTAAGCTGTTGAGGGACATAGCGTCCGCTATCACATCGAGGTTGAATTGGGATTTCGACTCGGTTCACGTAGAGAGAGGAGACAAGGCCAAGAACAAGGAGCTCTGGCCTAATCTTGATGCAGACACTTCACCCAAAGCCCTTCTCTCCAAGTTGACGGGAAAAATTGAAGACGGAAGGAGTGTGTATGTCGCAACGAATGAACCGGACACATCCTTCTTCGACCCGTTGAAAGAGAAATACAACACTCATTTCATCGACGAATATAAAGATCTATGGAGTGAGAAGAGCAAATGGTACAAGGAGATCACAAAGCTAACCGACGGGGTCCCTGTCGAATTCGATGGTTATATGAAGATCTCGGTCGATATGGAGGTTTTCTCGAGGGGAAAGAAGCAAATCGAGACTTTCAATGATCTCACTGAAGATTGCAAGGATGGAATTAAATCCTGCACCTCATGA
- the LOC131323454 gene encoding uncharacterized protein LOC131323454 — translation MISVFKMSSRIPLLQTGRLRPEKLGQNAIAIIRNLFFTFFVFGVLIFTFIAATYQPEDPLFHPSTKITTFLSSTSSATFRSDNTIFKTGEDFMAANQTAFADFINITDVDEGATAAIPNRVCEVDKSIDCKDQELFHVMMKAAIEQFKDIHFYRFGKPVRGLDDSSCHMAWRFRPKEGKRAAFYKDYRNFAIARSDNCSLDVAQIGEYHSGVNAKRRKKNHKPGFEKKHKKKDKHPVSLPTLGETVNDSLPVVESEASFAQGLYLVYNGGQDRCKSMSHYLWSFMCALGEAQYLNRTLVMDLTICLSSIYTSSHQDEEGKDFRFYFDFEHLKESASVLDSSQFAFDWNRWHRKNGLKTHLVEDFRTTPMMLSGVEDTLVMRRFGSGEHSYWYRVCEGETESVVQRPWHLVWKSKRLMDIVSAIASRLNWDFDSVHIERGEKAANKDLWPNLDADTSPEALLSKLTGKIDDGRNLYIATNEPDTSFFDPLKEKYSTHFLDEYKDLWDEKSEWYTETTKLNNGVPVEFDGYMKISVDTEVFLRGKMQIETFNDLTNDCKDGINTCTSSAI, via the coding sequence ATGATTTCGGTTTTCAAAATGTCGAGTCGCATTCCTCTGCTGCAAACTGGAAGACTCCGGCCGGAGAAACTGGGCCAAAATGCTATTGCGATCATCAGGAACCTTTTCTTCACGTTTTTCGTATTCGGGGTCTTGATCTTCACCTTCATCGCGGCGACTTATCAGCCCGAGGACCCTCTGTTTCATCCTTCAACCAAGATCACAACTTTTCTCTCATCGACGTCGAGTGCCACTTTTAGATCAGATAACACCATTTTCAAAACCGGTGAGGACTTCATGGCTGCGAACCAGACGGCATTTGCTGACTTCATTAACATAACTGATGTCGATGAAGGTGCGACGGCTGCCATCCCTAATCGCGTTTGCGAGGTAGATAAATCGATTGACTGTAAAGACCAGGAGTTGTTCCATGTGATGATGAAGGCTGCAATAGAACAGTTTAAGGATATACATTTTTACCGGTTCGGTAAGCCAGTTCGTGGATTGGATGATAGTTCTTGTCACATGGCATGGCGGTTTAGACCCAAGGAAGGAAAGAGGGCTGCTTTTTACAAGGACTATCGCAACTTCGCTATTGCAAGATCCGACAATTGCTCTCTGGATGTTGCTCAAATCGGAGAATACCACTCGGGAGTGAACgcgaagaggaggaagaagaaccATAAACCGGGGTTTGAGAAGAAGCACAAGAAGAAAGACAAGCATCCTGTTTCTCTCCCTACTCTTGGAGAAACGGTAAACGACTCTCTGCCCGTGGTTGAATCGGAGGCTTCGTTTGCCCAGGGCCTGTACTTGGTTTACAACGGAGGCCAAGATAGATGCAAGAGCATGAGTCATTACCTCTGGAGTTTCATGTGCGCTTTGGGGGAAGCTCAGTACTTGAATCGGACACTGGTCATGGACCTGACTATTTGTCTGTCTTCGATTTACACTTCTTCGCATCAAGACGAAGAAGGGAAGGATTTCAGGTTCTACTTCGACTTTGAGCATCTGAAAGAGTCGGCTTCCGTTTTGGATTCAAGCCAGTTCGCGTTCGACTGGAACAGATGGCACCGGAAGAACGGATTGAAAACCCATCTTGTCGAGGATTTTCGAACCACCCCCATGATGCTGTCCGGCGTGGAGGATACTTTGGTCATGAGGAGGTTTGGTTCAGGGGAACATAGCTATTGGTACAGAGTTTGCGAAGGCGAGACGGAATCGGTTGTGCAACGGCCATGGCATTTGGTGTGGAAGTCTAAGCGGCTGATGGACATAGTGTCCGCGATTGCATCAAGGTTGAACTGGGATTTCGACTCGGTTCAcatagagagaggagagaaggcGGCGAACAAGGATCTCTGGCCTAATCTTGATGCGGATACTTCCCCCGAAGCCCTTCTCTCGAAGTTGACGGGAAAGATTGACGATGGGAGGAATTTGTACATCGCAACGAATGAACCGGACACATCCTTCTTcgaccctttgaaagagaaatacTCCACTCATTTCCTCGACGAGTATAAAGATCTATGGGATGAGAAAAGCGAGTGGTACACAGAGACAACAAAGCTCAACAACGGGGTTCCTGTGGAGTTCGATGGTTACATGAAGATCTCGGTTGATACAGAGGTTTTCTTGAGGGGAAAGATGCAAATCGAGACTTTCAATGATCTCACTAATGACTGCAAGGATGGCATCAACACCTGCACCTCCTCAGCCATCTAA